One stretch of Cervus canadensis isolate Bull #8, Minnesota chromosome 5, ASM1932006v1, whole genome shotgun sequence DNA includes these proteins:
- the PPP3R1 gene encoding calcineurin subunit B type 1 has protein sequence MGNEASYPLEMCSHFDADEIKRLGKRFKKLDLDNSGSLSVEEFMSLPELQQNPLVQRVIDIFDTDGNGEVDFKEFIEGVSQFSVKGDKEQKLRFAFRIYDMDKDGYISNGELFQVLKMMVGNNLKDTQLQQIVDKTIINADKDGDGRISFEEFCAVVGGLDIHKKMVVDV, from the exons ttGATgctgatgaaattaaaaggctaGGAAAGAGATTTAAGAAGCTCGATTTGGACAATTCTGGTTCTTTGAGTGTGGAAGAGTTCATGTCTCTACCTGAGTTACAACAGAATCCCTTAGTACAGCGAGTAATAGATATATTCGACACAGATGGGAATGGAGAAGTAGACTTTAAAG AATTCATTGAAGGGGTCTCTCAGTTCAGCGTCAAAGGAGATAAGGAACAGAAGTTGAGGT ttgctttCCGTATCTATGACATGGATAAAGACGGCTATATTTCCAATGGGGAACTCTTCCAGGTGCTAAAGATGATGGTGGGGAACAATCTGAAAGATACACAGTTACAGCAAATCGTAGACAAAACCATAATAAATGCAGATAAGGATGGGGATGGAAGAATATCCTTTGAAGAATTCTGTGCT GTTGTAGGCGGCCTAGATATCCACAAAAAGATGGTGGTAGACGTGTGA